The Saccharopolyspora gloriosae genome has a segment encoding these proteins:
- the sepH gene encoding septation protein SepH: protein MRALRVVGLDEDGETVICEDPENGDRFSVPADERLRAAARGDLTRLGQVQIEMEAQMRPREIQARVRAGASVEDVATAAGIPEQRVERYAYPVLLERAQIAERSQRAHPVREDGPDVQTLGEVVAHTFGMRGHDFTDADWDAWRGEDGKWVVRLLWQAGRSENHAHWVFHPGAHGGTVAPLDDHAVDLLDPSPNRPLRTVRPVTALAREALELDEAEEESVEITEDTAPPPPAPPKQTAPPKQTTPAIPSLDLEPTPTPTEPEPEESAPLAEQAGDDDMEAVEDEAARKTEPARRRKNHPMVPSWEDVLLGVRSHR, encoded by the coding sequence ATGCGCGCGCTGCGGGTTGTCGGGCTGGATGAGGACGGTGAAACCGTCATCTGCGAAGACCCCGAGAACGGCGACCGTTTTTCGGTGCCCGCCGACGAACGGCTACGTGCCGCCGCGCGTGGTGACCTGACCCGGCTCGGCCAGGTGCAGATCGAGATGGAGGCGCAGATGCGCCCCCGCGAGATCCAGGCGCGCGTTCGCGCCGGCGCCTCGGTCGAGGACGTCGCCACCGCCGCCGGAATCCCGGAACAGCGGGTGGAGCGCTACGCCTACCCGGTGCTGCTGGAGCGCGCGCAGATCGCGGAGCGTTCGCAGCGCGCCCACCCCGTCCGCGAGGACGGTCCCGACGTGCAGACCCTCGGCGAGGTCGTCGCGCACACCTTCGGGATGCGGGGGCACGACTTCACCGACGCCGACTGGGACGCGTGGCGCGGCGAGGACGGCAAGTGGGTCGTCCGGCTGCTCTGGCAGGCCGGGCGTTCCGAGAACCACGCGCACTGGGTGTTCCACCCCGGCGCGCACGGCGGCACCGTCGCTCCGCTCGACGATCACGCGGTGGATCTGCTGGACCCGTCGCCGAACCGGCCGTTGCGGACGGTCCGGCCGGTGACGGCGCTGGCCCGCGAGGCGCTGGAGCTGGACGAGGCCGAGGAGGAATCGGTGGAGATCACCGAGGACACCGCCCCGCCGCCGCCCGCTCCGCCGAAGCAGACCGCCCCGCCGAAGCAGACCACCCCGGCGATCCCGTCCTTGGATCTGGAGCCGACTCCCACGCCGACCGAGCCGGAACCGGAGGAGTCGGCGCCGCTGGCCGAACAGGCCGGTGACGACGACATGGAAGCGGTCGAGGACGAGGCCGCGCGCAAGACCGAACCGGCGCGGCGGCGCAAGAACCACCCGATGGTCCCGTCTTGGGAGGACGTCCTGCTGGGTGTCCGTTCCCACCGCTGA
- the serC gene encoding phosphoserine transaminase, whose protein sequence is MTQAETDPTTLKLPSELAPSDGRFGCGPSKVRDEQLARLATDGAAVLGTSHRQKPVKALVGRVREGLGQLFSLPEGYEVVLGVGGTTAFWDAAAFGLVREKSLHLTYGEFSQKFAKATKGAPFLADPIVVSADPGDAPTPVSDPNVDLIGWAHNETSTGVMLPPTRPAGSEQALIAVDATSGAGGLPFNAADVDVYYFAPQKSFASDGGLWLAAMSPAAIERVNEIGASDRWVPEFLSLPTALDNSRKDQTYNTPAVATLFLLADQIDWMNSQGGLDWCTARTRESSQRLYQWAEASSYATPFVQDPAKRSQVVVTLDFDDSIDAAAIAKALRANGIVDTEPYRKLGRNQLRVGTFPAIEPDDVTALTKSIDWVVSQLS, encoded by the coding sequence ATGACGCAGGCCGAAACCGACCCGACCACCTTGAAGCTGCCCAGCGAGCTCGCCCCGTCCGATGGCCGATTCGGCTGCGGCCCGTCGAAGGTCCGCGACGAGCAGCTGGCCCGGCTCGCCACCGACGGCGCCGCCGTGCTCGGCACCTCGCACCGGCAGAAGCCGGTGAAGGCACTGGTCGGGCGCGTCCGCGAAGGCTTGGGCCAGCTGTTCTCGTTGCCCGAGGGCTACGAGGTCGTGCTCGGCGTCGGCGGCACCACCGCGTTCTGGGACGCCGCCGCGTTCGGCCTGGTGCGGGAGAAGTCGCTGCACCTGACCTACGGCGAGTTCTCGCAGAAGTTCGCGAAGGCCACGAAGGGCGCCCCGTTCCTGGCGGACCCGATCGTCGTGTCCGCCGACCCCGGTGACGCCCCGACTCCCGTCTCGGACCCGAACGTCGACCTGATCGGCTGGGCGCACAACGAGACCTCCACCGGCGTGATGCTGCCCCCGACCCGCCCCGCGGGTTCGGAGCAGGCGCTGATCGCGGTGGACGCGACCTCGGGCGCGGGCGGGCTGCCGTTCAACGCCGCCGACGTGGACGTCTACTACTTCGCGCCGCAGAAGTCCTTCGCCTCCGACGGCGGGCTGTGGCTGGCCGCGATGAGCCCGGCCGCGATCGAGCGGGTCAACGAGATCGGCGCCTCGGACCGCTGGGTGCCGGAGTTCCTGTCGCTGCCGACCGCGCTGGACAATTCCCGCAAGGACCAGACCTACAACACGCCGGCGGTGGCGACGCTGTTCCTGCTGGCCGACCAGATCGACTGGATGAACTCCCAGGGCGGTCTCGACTGGTGCACGGCGCGGACCCGCGAGTCCTCGCAGCGGCTGTACCAGTGGGCGGAGGCTTCGAGCTACGCGACGCCGTTCGTGCAGGACCCGGCGAAGCGCTCGCAGGTCGTGGTCACGCTCGACTTCGACGACTCGATCGACGCCGCCGCGATCGCCAAGGCGCTGCGCGCGAACGGCATCGTGGACACCGAGCCGTACCGCAAGCTGGGCCGCAACCAGCTGCGGGTCGGCACGTTCCCGGCGATCGAGCCGGACGACGTGACGGCGCTGACGAAGTCCATCGACTGGGTGGTCTCTCAGCTTTCCTGA
- a CDS encoding multidrug effflux MFS transporter, with protein sequence MSTAAEAAIDEAAQRRLGSKTRFALILGGLTAFGPLSIDMYLPALPQLTTELGASESQAQLTLTAVLLGLALGQLIAGPISDAVGRRRPLLIGLVVYIAASVLCALSGSIYALAGLRLLQGAGAAAGMVIARAAVRDLYSGVEAARFFSSLMLVTGLAPILAPVLGGQVLAHTTWRGVFVVLTTFGTVLLLVAAFLLPETKPKQWRQPAHLGSTFRTFGSLLSAPSFLGNALTGGLGMAAMFAYISGSSFVLQNIYGMSPQTYSIAFGANAIGLVLAGQVNARLVGRVATEAQLLVGALLTSTVAGAVLLSAALLNLPLPFLLGALFVMISALGFVMPNTTMLALADNREVSGSASALLGVCQFLVGALAAPLVGLGGTGSAVPMAMVMFGVVVAAAVMFLTLGRRGLKRPEVIASSAEVHEDAQASATRVDPAAR encoded by the coding sequence ATGTCCACCGCCGCGGAGGCCGCGATCGACGAGGCCGCCCAACGCCGGTTGGGGAGCAAGACCAGATTCGCCCTCATCCTCGGTGGCTTGACGGCCTTCGGGCCGCTGTCCATCGACATGTACCTGCCCGCGCTGCCGCAGCTGACCACGGAGCTGGGCGCTTCCGAGTCGCAGGCGCAGCTGACGCTGACCGCGGTTCTGCTGGGGCTCGCGCTGGGCCAGTTGATCGCCGGGCCGATCAGCGACGCCGTCGGCAGGCGGCGTCCGCTGCTGATCGGGCTCGTCGTCTACATCGCCGCGTCCGTGCTGTGCGCGCTGTCCGGTTCGATCTACGCGCTGGCCGGGTTGCGCCTGCTGCAGGGGGCCGGCGCCGCGGCGGGCATGGTGATCGCCCGCGCGGCCGTCCGCGACCTGTACTCCGGGGTGGAGGCCGCTCGCTTCTTCTCCTCGCTGATGCTGGTGACCGGGCTGGCGCCGATCTTGGCGCCGGTCCTGGGCGGGCAGGTCCTCGCGCACACCACGTGGCGCGGCGTGTTCGTGGTGCTGACCACGTTCGGCACGGTGCTGTTGCTGGTGGCGGCGTTCCTGCTGCCGGAGACGAAGCCGAAGCAGTGGCGGCAGCCCGCGCACCTGGGCAGCACGTTCCGGACGTTCGGTTCGCTGCTGTCGGCGCCGTCGTTCCTGGGCAACGCGCTGACCGGCGGGCTGGGCATGGCGGCGATGTTCGCCTACATCTCCGGTTCGTCGTTCGTGCTGCAGAACATCTACGGCATGTCGCCGCAGACCTACAGCATCGCGTTCGGCGCGAACGCGATCGGACTCGTGCTGGCGGGGCAGGTGAACGCGCGCCTGGTCGGCCGGGTGGCCACGGAGGCGCAGCTGCTGGTGGGCGCGCTGCTGACGTCCACGGTGGCGGGCGCGGTGCTGCTGTCGGCGGCGCTGCTGAACCTGCCGTTGCCGTTCCTGCTGGGCGCGTTGTTCGTGATGATCTCGGCGCTGGGCTTCGTCATGCCGAACACGACGATGCTGGCGCTGGCCGACAACCGCGAGGTCTCCGGGAGCGCTTCGGCGCTGCTGGGCGTGTGCCAGTTCCTCGTCGGCGCGCTCGCCGCACCGCTGGTCGGGCTGGGCGGTACCGGCTCCGCGGTGCCGATGGCGATGGTGATGTTCGGCGTTGTGGTGGCCGCCGCGGTCATGTTCCTGACGCTGGGACGGCGCGGGCTCAAGCGCCCGGAGGTCATCGCCAGCTCCGCCGAGGTGCACGAGGACGCGCAGGCGAGTGCGACGCGGGTCGATCCGGCCGCGCGCTGA
- a CDS encoding nuclear transport factor 2 family protein, translated as MSEPRPPFPPFDEESALRKVQAAEDAWNTRDPHRVSLAYTPDSVWRNRDTFVTGRAEIVEFLTAKWERELDYALRKSLWSYHGDRIAVRFQYECRDHDGQWWRSYGNELWEFTDTGLMRRREASINDVRITEDERRLFGPRPAEEHGQDIPLR; from the coding sequence ATGTCCGAACCTCGCCCGCCGTTCCCGCCGTTCGACGAGGAGTCCGCGCTGCGGAAGGTCCAGGCCGCCGAAGACGCCTGGAACACCCGCGACCCGCACCGGGTCAGCCTCGCGTACACGCCCGACTCCGTCTGGCGCAACCGGGACACCTTCGTCACCGGCCGCGCGGAGATCGTGGAGTTCCTGACCGCCAAGTGGGAGCGCGAACTGGATTACGCGCTGCGCAAGAGCCTCTGGAGCTACCACGGTGATCGCATCGCGGTCCGCTTTCAGTACGAGTGCCGCGATCACGACGGCCAGTGGTGGCGCAGCTACGGCAACGAGCTGTGGGAGTTCACCGACACCGGCCTGATGCGCCGCCGCGAAGCCAGCATCAACGACGTCCGGATCACCGAGGACGAGCGCCGCTTGTTCGGCCCTCGCCCCGCGGAGGAGCACGGCCAGGACATCCCGCTGCGATGA
- a CDS encoding DUF2537 domain-containing protein, translating into MTGAVQPSRWELRVSRGRAVLVNRAERSGAQRHTVREYDPARLALPSALVDDLHEWAHVVHTVPPDQDISGETSATLMSRRGRQLAARLAAETGGEVGYWDPSRGRMSRVRRAAPADGPPEPAPWATGITISVVIAVIVTISLVVVSRGLGEVSLPLALLVNAVVVGGFAPSIWLGRRVPVWRWVAFGAAGGVALAWLALLLSLLG; encoded by the coding sequence ATGACCGGGGCGGTCCAACCCTCGCGGTGGGAACTGCGAGTGAGCCGGGGACGTGCGGTGCTCGTCAACCGCGCCGAACGTTCCGGTGCGCAGCGGCACACGGTCCGCGAGTACGACCCGGCCCGGCTCGCGCTGCCCTCGGCGCTGGTCGACGACCTGCACGAGTGGGCGCACGTGGTGCACACGGTGCCGCCGGACCAGGACATCTCCGGGGAGACCTCGGCGACCCTGATGTCCCGGCGCGGTCGCCAGCTCGCCGCGCGGTTGGCCGCCGAGACCGGCGGCGAGGTCGGCTACTGGGACCCGTCGCGCGGTCGCATGAGCCGCGTCCGCCGGGCGGCACCGGCCGACGGACCGCCGGAACCCGCCCCGTGGGCCACCGGGATCACGATCAGCGTGGTGATCGCCGTGATCGTGACGATCTCGCTGGTCGTCGTGAGCCGCGGCCTGGGCGAAGTGAGCCTGCCGCTGGCGTTGCTGGTCAACGCGGTCGTCGTCGGCGGTTTCGCTCCGTCGATCTGGCTGGGACGGCGCGTCCCGGTGTGGCGCTGGGTCGCCTTCGGCGCCGCCGGGGGAGTGGCCCTCGCCTGGTTAGCGCTGCTGCTCTCTTTGCTGGGGTGA
- a CDS encoding RNA methyltransferase: MARVHEVTDVDDPRVDDFRDLATADRRPDRPGGRGLVIAEGTVVVERLLASPYPVRALLGVRKRIDALADALTGVDVPAYVVSADLMSGIVGFHLNRGVLAVADRAHTVEAAELIGGARRLAVLEGVGDHENLGALFRNAAALGIDGVLLGGGCADPLYRRSIRVSMGHVLRVPFAHLDAWPGGLKLLTDHGFRIAALTPRATAASLRDAGLDQGRVAVLLGSEGPGLAEETISVADLPVRIPMNPEVDSLNVATAGAIVFHAMSGPR; the protein is encoded by the coding sequence GTGGCACGCGTGCACGAGGTGACCGACGTCGACGACCCGAGGGTCGACGACTTCCGGGATCTCGCCACCGCCGACCGCCGCCCGGACCGCCCCGGCGGCCGCGGCCTGGTCATCGCCGAAGGCACCGTCGTCGTCGAACGACTGCTCGCCTCCCCGTACCCGGTGCGCGCGCTGCTCGGCGTCCGCAAACGCATCGACGCGCTCGCCGATGCCCTCACCGGCGTGGACGTGCCCGCGTACGTGGTCTCCGCGGACCTGATGAGCGGCATCGTCGGCTTCCACCTCAACCGGGGCGTGCTCGCCGTCGCCGATCGCGCGCACACCGTCGAGGCCGCCGAGCTGATCGGCGGCGCCCGCAGGCTCGCCGTGCTGGAAGGCGTCGGCGATCACGAGAACCTGGGCGCGTTGTTCCGCAACGCCGCCGCGCTCGGCATCGACGGGGTCCTGCTCGGCGGCGGCTGCGCCGACCCGCTGTACCGGCGCAGCATCCGGGTCTCCATGGGCCACGTGCTGCGCGTTCCGTTCGCCCACCTCGACGCCTGGCCCGGCGGGCTGAAACTGCTCACCGACCACGGCTTCCGGATCGCCGCGCTGACTCCGCGCGCCACCGCCGCCTCGCTGCGGGACGCCGGGCTCGACCAGGGGCGGGTGGCGGTGCTGCTCGGCTCGGAAGGACCCGGCCTCGCCGAGGAGACCATCTCGGTGGCGGACCTGCCGGTGCGCATCCCGATGAACCCCGAAGTGGACTCGCTCAACGTCGCCACCGCCGGTGCGATCGTGTTCCACGCGATGAGCGGACCACGATGA